The genomic interval TAATTTTATCAATAAATAAAATACCTTCAATATGGTCATATTCATGTTGAATAATTCTTGCATTCATTTCGTCATAAACTTCGATATGTTTTTTAAACTGTTCATCCAGATATTGGATTTTGACATGTGTTGTTCGTTCTACTTCTGCATTAATTTTAGGGATACTTAGGCAACCTTCTTCAAATGGCCACTCAGGGCCGGTCTCTTCTAAAATAGTAGCATTAATAAATACTTTTCTAATGCCTTTGTGAATTGATTTTTTTTCATAATAAGGAATTGAATCCACCACAAATAAACGAATCGGTAAACCAATTTGCGGAGCTGCCAAGCCTACACCTTTTGCAAAATTCATAGTATCCCACATATTCACAATCAATTCTTGCAAATTTGGATACTCTATTGGAATATCCCGAGCTTTCGTCTTTAAAATTGAATTACCGTATAAAATAATTGGAAGTACCATAATGAATTAAATATGACCTAGATATCGTTGTAATATTACGACTGCACTCATTTTATCGATAAGTGCTTTGTCTTGTCTTTGTTTTTTTCTAACGCCCGCTTGCACTAAAATTCTGCTTGCTTCAACTGAACTTTTCTTTTCATCATAATATTGGAATTCCATTTCATTCAACTTAGCAGCCATGCGTTCTTTAAATAAAATAATATTTGGTGTAATTGAATTTTCAGCTTGGTCTTTTTGAAAAGGATATCCAATAATTATTTTCTCAACAGGATTCTCAGCACAATACATTTGAATAAACGTTTCTAGATCTTTGGTCTCCACGGTAGTCAATCCATTTACAATAATCTGCAAAGGATCTGTTACCGCAATACCACATCTCTTTAAACCAAAATCAATAGAAAGTATTCTCGCCAAATTTTAAAATTGTCACACAAAGATATTGAATAGATGGATCTACTATCAAAAAAAAGACCCCCTTCGCAACGTTTGCGAAGAGGGGTCCCATCCCAAAAACAGTAAACTCTTTAGAACAAAACGAATTTAGCCTTACTTAATGACAATCATTCTCTTAGTAGCTGTGAATCCTGCCGCATCAATCTGATAGAAGAGTACGCCAGTGACTCCCAACTGAGCATTTTGAATCTCAATACTATTGTATCCTTTCACTGCAGCAATTTCAGACTTGTATAAGACCTTGCTATTAAGGTCATAGATAGTCAACGTTGTAGCAGCAGGCTGTAATAATTCGAAACCTATTACAGTAAGATCAGAGAATGGATTGGGTTGATTTTGGTACAGAATTAATCCTGAATTGTTTTCAACAATTCCGTTATCCGTTCTGAAACCAAGTTTAATATCTCTCTCCTCAGCATCCGTCGTAAATGCTTGAGCAGGAGTAATTATTGAATTTAATTGTAGTATATTTGATATTTGACCTTGCGAAAGAGCCTTGAATTTAAGCGTGAATAATGCTTCACTTTCAAGAATGTCGATATTCTTATTTGTATTCCAGCTAAAGCTAATATAGCCATCACTTGTCCTGATGAGACCTAAATTCTCAGG from Saprospiraceae bacterium carries:
- the ruvX gene encoding Holliday junction resolvase RuvX; protein product: MARILSIDFGLKRCGIAVTDPLQIIVNGLTTVETKDLETFIQMYCAENPVEKIIIGYPFQKDQAENSITPNIILFKERMAAKLNEMEFQYYDEKKSSVEASRILVQAGVRKKQRQDKALIDKMSAVVILQRYLGHI
- the def gene encoding peptide deformylase, whose protein sequence is MVLPIILYGNSILKTKARDIPIEYPNLQELIVNMWDTMNFAKGVGLAAPQIGLPIRLFVVDSIPYYEKKSIHKGIRKVFINATILEETGPEWPFEEGCLSIPKINAEVERTTHVKIQYLDEQFKKHIEVYDEMNARIIQHEYDHIEGILFIDKIKPVRRQILQKKLDKIRKGIVDAAYPVKL